A genomic region of Aspergillus oryzae RIB40 DNA, chromosome 1 contains the following coding sequences:
- a CDS encoding uncharacterized protein (predicted protein): protein MSHQQPTIDPTRVNFYQELREAVGAEALQTLDPSTVGASQLESLKPAPGTSTTVPAKYTCATQKPIPTTFQGSAHTAALQVGLGKIIPRWKTGPDKSVNFAAFANGYPKPELALIAAQALKQAADEWNKLELGVQLKWVAKIEDAAFVLSFAGNQDGVLAEAFFPNEKDLNVLNVYNAAFQPGTVQYLKNIFLHELGHVLGLRHEFAPELEDEADNYTVQIGPRNPLSVMGYEFPPQIQPSDVENVKAFYKFPGKALGWKEAYTETPKKSMLLIKDYDANN, encoded by the coding sequence ATGTCCCACCAACAACCTACTATTGACCCTACCAGGGTCAATTTCTACCAGGAACTAAGAGAAGCTGTCGGCGCCGAGGCACTACAGACCCTTGACCCCTCGACCGTTGGCGCTTCTCAGCTCGAAAGTTTGAAGCCAGCACCCGGCACTTCTACCACAGTGCCGGCAAAATACACATGTGCGACGCAGAAACCCATACCCACAACTTTCCAAGGGAGTGCCCACACAGCGGCACTTCAGGTTGGACTTGGGAAGATTATTCCACGCTGGAAGACTGGCCCCGATAAATCCGTCAATTTTGCGGCCTTTGCAAACGGGTATCCGAAGCCAGAGTTGGCACTTATCGCTGCCCAAGCGTTAAAGCAAGCAGCTGACGAATGGAACAAACTTGAACTAGGCGTGCAACTCAAATGGGTAGCTAAAATTGAAGATGCTGCATTTGTCCTCTCCTTCGCGGGCAATCAAGATGGAGTCCTCGCCGAGGCGTTTTTCCCGAATGAGAAGGACCTGAACGTGCTTAACGTATACAATGCAGCATTCCAACCAGGTACTGTGCAGTACCTGAAAAATATTTTCTTGCACGAGCTTGGTCACGTCTTGGGTCTCCGTCATGAGTTTGCgccagagctggaggatgaagcagaCAACTATACCGTGCAAATTGGCCCACGTAACCCGCTCTCGGTGATGGGGTATGAGTTCCCGCCTCAGATACAACCTTCTGACGTGGAGAATGTGAAAGCATTCTACAAATTTCCCGGAAAAGCtcttggatggaaagaagcataCACCGAAACTCCGAAAAAGTCGATGTTGTTGATTAAGGACTATGATGCAAACAACTGA
- a CDS encoding uncharacterized protein (predicted protein), whose protein sequence is MAQYQLITTTPDDYKTAPYIRPFLLFWLSYLFIEAISLAAGIFSMTGTRDLLYKVMWTFVFCPLGMGGTMGDLINSFIVDHYYEKKAAHFTGILTLHLGWFGASDHPIWFHWRYPALWVIGYMNGLLLFTDEEQARLARMKL, encoded by the exons ATGGCTCAATATCAACTAATCACCACTACGCCAGACGACTACAAGACAGCGCCGTACATCCGTCcattcctcctcttctggcTCAGCTATCTTTTCATCGAAGCCATTTCCCTCGCCGCCGGTATTTTCAGCATGACTGGCACGCGCGACCTTTTGTACAAGGTTATGTGGACGTTTGTGTTCTGCCCCCTGGGGATGGGTGGAACTATGGGCGACCTGATAAACTCCTTCATTGTGGACCACTACTACGAAAAGAAGGCTGCTCATTTCACTGGAATCTTGACGTT ACACTTGGGATGGTTCGGGGCCTCGGACCATCCTATATGGTTCCACTGGCGGTATCCAGCACTTTGGGTGATCGGTTATATGAATGGACTGCTTTTGTTCACAGATGAGGAACAGGCGAGACTAGCTAGGATGAAACTATAG
- a CDS encoding FAD-binding oxidoreductase (FAD/FMN-containing dehydrogenases), which translates to MKLFYLAGPFIWSLASASLSPSPSTTGSSISTPSGNVQITKNEQCACRKLTQSFGRSVILPGQKNYTQQTVDDYWDIRAVLSPACVFVPDTADAVASALQIFSACNAQFAVRGGGHMNYPGSNNIDGGVLVALSGLDSYQVHNDTIDVGPGLTWYDVYKALAPYGRAAIGGRLKTIGVPGLALIGGFHYFNNKYGYAMDNVVSYDVVLGNGTQAVASNVSHPDLFWALKGGANNYGIVTKFTLNTFDIPQITTSIQVFNETYFPSFFEAMCHSASVDEKDPIAAGMIATVAYNATTKVASASLLGVQEGVSNPQSQFANFTKIPATQRINNVTTLSQWAETLDSPKQMFRVMFSHKTMKPDPGMLYSIYKAWKAAVDDISDVEGLYPTFVLNEITPSSLRVAQTNGVGNVWGLEPEPLMIWQFSTGWANAQDDLRVEAWARQLTEHLHSINREKGLASEFIYMGDAGEWQDPYAGFPYENVQRMRDIRAAYDPKGIFSTLNWGGFKLGL; encoded by the exons ATGAAACTCTTCTATCTCGCCGGACCTTTTATCTGGTCTCTAGCATCTGCTAGCTTgagcccttctccttcgaCGACAGGTTCTTCGATCAGCACGCCCAGCGGTAACGTGCAGATTACCAAGAACGAGCAATGCGCATGCAGGAAACTCACCCAGTCCTTTGGACGCAGCGTGATTCTGCCTGGTCAGAAAAACTATACCCAACAAACTGTTGATGACTACTGGGACATTCGAGCCGTTCTTTCTCCGGCATGTGTATTCGTACCTGACACAGCCGATGCAGTTGCCAGTGCTCTTCAGATTTTCAGTGCATGCAATGCTCAGTTTGCAGTTCGTGGTGGCGGTCATATGAAT TACCCCGGTTCTAACAATATTGACGGTGGCGTTCTTGTTGCCTTAAGCGGGTTGGACTCTTACCAGGTTCACAATGACACGATTGACGTGGGCCCAGGTCTGACCTGGTATGATGTTTACAAGGCCCTTGCGCCCTATGGGCGTGCTGCTATTGGTGGGCGCTTGAAAACCATCGGTGTCCCCGGTCTAGCATTGATCGGAGGTTTCCATTATTTTAACAACAAGTACGGTTATGCCATGGACAATGTTGTCAGCTACgatgttgttcttgggaATGGCACTCAGGCTGTAGCCTCAAATGTCTCGCACCCCGACCTGTTCTGGGCGTTGAAAGGTGGTGCCAACAACTATGGAATTGTTACCAAGTTTACCTTAAATACCTTCGATATTCCTCAGATTACCACCAGTATTCAAGTGTTCAACGAGAcctattttccttccttctttgagGCTATGTGCCACTCTGCCAGCGTGGACGAAAAAGACCCCATTGCCGCTGGAATGATCGCTACTGTTGCATACAATGCGACTACCAAGGTTGCTTCTGCCTCACTCCTTGGTGTACAGGAAGGCGTCAGCAATCCCCAGTCCCAATTCgccaacttcaccaagatcCCTGCAACGCAGCGGATTAACAACGTGACCACTCTAAGCCAATGGGCCGAGACACTTGATTCACCGAAGCAGATGTTTCG TGTCATGTTCTCCCACAAAACCATGAAACCAGATCCTGGCATGCTCTATTCCATCTATAAAGCTTGGAAGGCCGCTGTCGACGATATCTCCGATGTTGAGGGCTTATACCCAACTTTTGTACTCAATGAGATCACACCAAGCTCTCTCCGCGTCGCCCAGACCAATGGAGTTGGTAACGTTTGGGGTCTTGAACCCGAGCCTCTTATGA TTTGGCAATTCAGCACTGGATGGGCCAACGCCCAAGATGACCTGCGCGTTGAGGCCTGGGCCCGTCAGCTGACAGAGCATCTTCACTCTATCAATCGGGAAAAGGGCCTGGCCTCGGAGTTCATCTACATGGGCGATGCTGGTGAGTGGCAGGACCCTTACGCGGGTTTCCCCTATGAGAATGTGCAGCGTATGCGTGACATTCGCGCTGCCTACGACCCCAAAGGGATCTTCTCGACTCTCAACTGGGGTGGTTTCAAGCTGGGACTTTAA
- a CDS encoding cytochrome P450 (cytochrome P450 CYP3/CYP5/CYP6/CYP9 subfamilies) codes for MSTAALVNAKSVLIATISAPIIYMLGMAIYNVYFHPLNRFPGPVSHAISRIPYFYRAVRGTLPFDMLKLHERYGDIVRIAPDELAFSHPDAWKDIFGHKNGEPEMAKAAWFYRPLDDPLHIVNEDTDEHRRLRRQMAHGFSEKSMRAQEPIIRKYVDLSLEKLHQSCKNGSLVILDWYNFTTFDIIGDLAFGEPFGCLEGCNYDQWIKGIFKGAYLGSFMQALSFVPRLKSTLLLLVPKSMQEAHQGHKALTKAKMLRRAAITEKRPDLIDGLLRNKDELKLGLDKLIANAEILIIGGSETTASLLSGVTYLLLQNPNAYETLKNEVRSKFNHQEEINLISVNKLSYILACLDEALRMYPPIANGLPRVCPKEGSWVLGEYIPGKTVLSIHQWALYRREKHFKDPNTYHPERFLSSPEFLDDRRDAFQPFHTGPRNCLGRNSTYHKPSQCCRTETSPLHLSKVLLKMPNWLLSSSTHVLSTRMRVRAPKSCSFD; via the exons ATGAGCACTGCGGCGTTGGTAAACGCCAAATCTGTCCTAATAGCCACAATCTCAGCG CCAATTATCTACATGTTAGGCATGGCCATCTACAATGTCTATTTTCATCCATTGAATCGGTTCCCTGGGCCGGTATCGCATGCCATTTCTCGCATTCCATACTTCTATCGTGCAGTTCGCGGTACACTTCCGTTTGATATGCTCAAATTGCATGAACGCTACGGAGATATTGTTCGTATTGCTCCTGATGAGCTTGCATTCTCTCACCCTGATGCTTGGAAAGATATCTTTGGCCATAAGAATGGAGAACCGGAAATGGCCAAAGCTGCGTGGTTCTATCGCCCACTCGATGACCCTCTTCACATTGTCAATGAGGACACTGATGAACATAGACGGTTGCGCCGGCAAATGGCCCATGGCTTTTCAGAGAAAAGTATGAGAGCTCAGGAGCCTATCATCCGGAAGTACGTTGACCTCTCACTCGAGAAGCTCCATCAAAGCTGCAAAAATGGCAGCCTGGTGATTTTGGATTGGTATAATTTTACAACGTTCGATATCATCGGTGACTTAGCATTTGGAGAGCCTTTTGGGTGCTTGGAAGGCTGCAACTATGACCAATGGATCAAAGGAATTTTCAAAGGAGCATACTTGGGCTCTTTTATGCAGGCGTTATCATTTGTTCCTCGGTTGAAGAGCACACTCTTGTTACTAGTCCCGAAATCCATGCAAGAAGCCCACCAGGGACACAAAGCGTTGACAAAGGCTAAGATGCTTCGTCGAGCCGCTATCACAGAAAAACGTCCAGATCTTATTGACGGCTTGCTGAGGAATAAGGATGAACTT AAACTTGGCCTTGACAAACTGATTGCCAATGCCGAGATTTTGATCATTGGAGGGTCTGAGACAACTGCATCACTCCTGAGTGGAGTTACCTATCTCTTGCTGCAGAATCCCAATGCCTACGAGACGTTGAAGAACGAAGTCCGTTCCAAATTCAATCATCAAGAAGAGATCAACTTGATCAGTGTCAACAAGCTGTCATACATACTAGCCTGTCTTGATGAGGCATTGCGCATGTATCCTCCAATCGCCAATGGCCTTCCTCGTGTTTGTCCAAAGGAAGGCTCTTGGGTTCTAGGTGAATACATACCGGGGAAG ACTGTTCTATCCATTCACCAATGGGCCCTGTATCGCCGCGAAAAACACTTCAAAGATCCCAACACATACCACCCGGAGCGATTTTTATCGAGTCCAGAGTTTTTAGACGATCGCCGTGATGCATTCCAGCCGTTCCATACCGGTCCAAGGAATTGTTTAGGGAGAAA CTCAACATACCATAAGCCATCTCAGTGCTGCAGAACAGAGACCTCCCCATTGCATCTTTCAAAGGTCCTGCTCAAGATGCCGAACTGGCTTCTCTCGAGTTCAACTCACGTCTTGTCTACACGAATGCGTGTACGTGCACCGAAGTCTTGCTCCTTTGATTAG
- a CDS encoding uncharacterized protein (predicted hydrolase (HAD superfamily)) yields the protein MGTCLDWHSGTIKALPQSISESERSDIALKWRHDYFDANAARIAAGEPVEDIEITLARTLDALLEKYAAHKHLFDREAKEQCIAAWHSMPAWPDVAPALEQLKAEGYEIFVHANGTTRLQLDLCKSSGLSFHMLFSSQLLGVYKPAPESYREVLRLVDVKPEETVLVAAHAYDVRGAKEVGMKTVYVHRWTDDIHEDMEIIKGENDFFLEDMTNLVGVIQQL from the coding sequence atgGGCACGTGCCTAGATTGGCACAGCGGAACCATCAAAGCATTGCCACAATCCATTTCAGAAAGTGAAAGATCGGATATCGCTCTGAAATGGCGTCACGACTACTTCGACGCTAACGCCGCACGTATCGCTGCCGGCGAGCCtgtggaggatatcgaaATCACCCTTGCAAGGACTCTTGATGCTTTATTAGAGAAGTATGCAGCACACAAACATCTTTTCGATCGAGAGGCCAAGGAACAATGTATAGCTGCTTGGCACTCAATGCCGGCATGGCCGGATGTCGCCCCAGCCCTTGAGCAGCTAAAAGCAGAAGGCTATGAAATATTTGTCCATGCGAATGGAACCACAAGATTGCAACTCGATCTCTGCAAATCATCGGGTCTATCCTTCCACATGCTATTCTCTAGTCAGCTGCTTGGTGTGTACAAGCCTGCGCCAGAGAGCTACCGTGAGGTATTGCGATTGGTGGATGTGAAACCGGAGGAAACCGTGCTTGTTGCCGCGCATGCCTATGATGTTCGTGGAGCGAAGGAAGTGGGGATGAAAACGGTATATGTCCACAGGTGGACTGACGATATCCATGAAGATATGGAGATTATCAAAGGAGAGAATGACTTCTTTCTCGAGGATATGACAAACCTTGTCGGGGTTATTCAGCAGCTTTGA
- a CDS encoding uncharacterized protein (predicted protein) has protein sequence MNMYEAPGGCSVFRAFQSWLGLSRHGPQQGTLVVHPILQPSTAYWMLRPFFKPTRKSSLDGWKFSLDDDEGNVYLHGANPGTAQEHTPDHHPHLMLHKTMIPYPTVDPGDTVFWSADTIHGTEGENTGDTDAST, from the exons ATGAACATGTACGAAGCGCCAGGGGGGTGCTCAGTCTTTAGAGCCTTCCAGAGTTGGCTCGGGCTATCTCGGCATGGTCCACAGCAAG GCACTCTTGTGGTTCATCCCATCTTGCAGCCCTCCACTGCATATTGGATGCTTCGACCTTTTTTCAAGCCCACTCGAAAGAGTTCTTTAGATGGTTGGAAGTTCTCcctggatgatgatgaaggcaaTGTCTATCTGCATGGAGCAAATCCAGGAACTGCCCAAGAGCATACTCCAGACCACCATCCCCACCTAATGCTCCACAAAACCATGATACCGTATCCGACCGTTGATCCTGGTGATACTG TGTTCTGGAGTGCCGACACCATACACGGCACGGAGGGTGAAAACACAGGAGACACGGATGCCT CAACGTGA
- a CDS encoding uncharacterized protein (predicted protein) translates to MNRAVSSKCFQCPTFRAGRCSGTAKRLLATDAAPLTRKDKKEGDISSVFSTFSGRKIPPLPERFRELKRNLTTGFEEQIQKSWDELVEVLKVRTEEVASKRESIIPQLNYSDIRTGSVSPETVAAIRRTGVAVVRGVVPKDEAEGLLSDVRRYFAAHQFPGFPSDADKKIIYESYWSPSQVKARSHPNMLSAQSWMNQLYSADAGQKSNADPTS, encoded by the exons ATGAACAGGGCTGTCTCATCCAAGTGTTTCCAGTGTCCTACCTTTCGAGCTGGAAGGTGCTCGGGCACAGCCAAACGGCTCCTAGCAACTGACGCGGCACCGCTCACTcgaaaggacaagaaggagggCGATATTTCCTCGGTCTTCTCAACATTCTCTGGCAGAAAAATCCCGCCTCTACCTGAACGTTTCCGAGAGCTGAAGCGGAACCTGACTACCGGGTTCGAAGAGCAGATTCAAAAGTCGTGGGATGAACTAGTTGAGGTTCTGAAAGTGCGCACCGAAGAAGTTGCCTCTAAGAGAGAGTCT ATTATTCCCCAGCTGAACTATTCCGACATCCGCACAGGCAGCGTATCTCCGGAGACTGTTGCAGCAATCCGACGAACCGGTGTCGCTGTCGTCAGAGGGGTGGTGCCGAAAGATGAAGCTGAAGGACTTCTGTCTGATGTCCGCCGATACTTTGCTGCACACCAATTCCCGGGCTTCCCTTCTGATGCAGACAAGAAG ATCATTTACGAATCGTATTGGAGTCCATCCCAAGTAAAAGCAAGGTCGCACCCCAATATGTTGTCAGCACAATCATGGATGAATCAGCTCTACTCCGCAGATGCCGGTCAAAAGAGTAATGCTGACCCCACTTCGTAA
- a CDS encoding uncharacterized protein (predicted transporter (major facilitator superfamily)), with amino-acid sequence MPDPSSTRKPYFGLKGGWLTFWITIACATDMTLFGYDQVVFGGVIVTDDFLDVLHLDGKTSIISTVTAVYDVGCFFGAIASMILGEKLGQKKSILWGTIIMSIGAILQIAAYGVPQMIVGRNGINTATAPIWQGETSQAKWRGKLVAIELIMCIAGYSLSTWMTFSFSFLSGLVTWRFPLAFQFHTTITATVQYERENCIPWRAGSQTMQQLAEINVTSYYLTTLLIESVGLSNRLARLLTACKSISYLLSGIFAIPNIERFGRRQILMICSLGQGICYLLITVLIRFNEMEEYGPKQKVASASVAFFFYYLSFGCGFQGIPWLLPVELNSLSMRTKGVSIATATNWAFNFMVVEITPIGIKTLGWKFYIIWTVFNFSFIPLIYFFYPETPNRPLEDIDRFFIENKGLLIIRNPDATSANRKTRYIECELDIMNAQDKADAAHMEIVAEGKA; translated from the exons ATGCCTGACCCAAGCTCGACCAGGAAGCCATATTTTGGCCTCAAAGGAGGCTGGCTCACTTTTTGGATCACCATTGCATGTGCCACAGATATGACCCTATTTGGATATGACCAGGTTGTCTTCG GCGGTGTCATTGTTACTgatgatttccttgatgTTTTACATCTCGACGGAAAAACTTCGATAATCTCAACTGTGACTGCGGTGTACGATGTTGGTTGCTTTTTCGGTGCCATTGCCTCAATGATATTGGGGGAGAAACTTGGTCAAAAAAAATCTATTCTATGGGGAACCATCATCATGTCCATTGGCGCCATACTCCAGATTGCCGCCTACGGTGTCCCACAAATGATCGTTGGCC GCAACGGTATCAATACAGCTACGGCACCCATTTGGCAGGGTGAAACATCTCAAGCAAAATGGAGGGGGAAACTGGTGGCGATCGAGTTGATTATGTGCATCGCCGGTTACTCTCTGTCCACTTGGATgaccttttccttctctttccttaGTGGACTAGTTACCTGGCGATTCCCTCTTGCATTCCAATTT CACACCACAATTACTGCTACCGTCCAATATGAACGAGAGAACTGTATTCCCTGGA GAGCAGGTTCTCAAACCATGCAACAGTTGGCGGAAATCAATGTCACCTCCTACTATCTGACCACTCTCTTAATAGAGTCCGTTGGCCTGTCAAATCGTCTTGCACGTCTTCTCACCGCGTGTAAATCGATTTCTTATCTTCTGTCTGGTATCTTCGCTATCCCTAATATTGAGCGATTTGGTCGCCgccagatattgatgatatGCTCTCTGGGTCAAGGTATATGTTATCTCCTTATTACGGTATTGATTCGCTTCAACGAGATGGAGGAATACGGCCCCAAGCAAAAGGTGGCCTCCGCTTccgttgctttcttcttttactatctttcctttggttgTGGCTTCCAGGGAATCCCATGGTTACTCCCTGTAGAGTTGAATTCGCTGAGTATGCGAACAAAGGGAGTCTCGATTGCGACTGCCACGAACTGGGCGTTCAATTTTATGGTAGTTGAGATCACACCCATTGGCATCAAGACATTGGGCTGGAAGTTCTACATCATCTGGACGGTTTtcaacttttctttcatcccGCTTATTTACTTCTTCTATCCTGAGACCCCCAATCGCCCGTTGGAGGATATCGACCGTTTCTTTATTGAGAATAAAGGACTCTTGATCATCAGGAACCCTGACGCTACATCCGCGAACCGTAAAACCCGTTATATTGAGTGTGAGCTCGATATCATGAACGCGCAGGATAAGGCCGATGCTGCCCACATGGAAATAGTTGCTGAGGGAAAGGCCTGA
- a CDS encoding nuclear transport factor 2 family protein (predicted protein): MTYPTTLPSLTTREAITDALYRCVTGFDTADTALFDSAFTKDATFDLNGRLLEGLESIHKDCYDKISKLDTIHYMNNVRVNVHEGEEKGSLTASALAQHYRPGEGIQAGTKYFLAGSLYEMDVVKDQGDGLWKIAYWKLKIVWAEGDWGVVLE; encoded by the coding sequence ATGACCTACCCAACAACCCTCCCATCCCTCACCACCCGCGAAGCCATAACCGACGCCCTCTACCGCTGCGTCACCGGCTTCGACACCGCCGACACAGCCCTCTTCGACTCAGCCTTCACGAAAGATGCCACATTCGACCTCAACGGCCGACTCCTCGAAGGTCTCGAGTCAATCCACAAAGACTGCTACGACAAGATCTCGAAGCTGGATACTATTCACTATATGAATAATGTGCGGGTGAATGTCCACGAGGGTGAGGAGAAGGGGTCATTGACTGCGTCGGCCCTGGCGCAGCATTATCGGCCCGGGGAGGGCATACAGGCTGGGACGAAGTATTTCTTGGCGGGGAGTTTGTATGAGATGGATGTTGTGAAGGATCAGGGGGATGGGTTGTGGAAGATTGCATAttggaagttgaagattGTTTGGGCGGAGGGGGATTGGGGGGTTGTGCTTGAGTGA
- a CDS encoding zinc-binding alcohol dehydrogenase family protein (zinc-binding oxidoreductase) — protein sequence MTTQKAIVVTSPQQESLVTDRPIPALRDDYILVKTVAVALNPTDWKHIAFLAPPGALIGCDYAGIVEEVGKAVKKPFKKGDRVCGFTHGGNAVQHEDGAFAEYIVAKGDVQIRIPDNLSFQEAATLGVGISTVGQGLYQSLKLALPSEPIKEPEPILIYGGSTATGTLAIQFAKLSGYTVLTTCSPHNFDLVKRLGADAVFDYKDPNSAAEIRKYTNNNLKLVFDTISLEASSKYCEQAISTEGGDYGVLLSTSIDRENVTTRFTLAYTIIGEEFKFGDKVFPASAEDKAFAEKFWTISEKLLADGKVKVHQPKVNPGGLQGVLEGLKLLKEDKVSGEKLVYNVAETP from the coding sequence ATGACCACCCAGAAAGCCATTGTCGTTACCTCCCCGCAACAGGAGAGCCTGGTAACCGATCGACCCATTCCCGCTCTCCGCGATGATTACATCCTGGTCAAGACGGTCGCCGTCGCCCTGAACCCCACCGACTGGAAGCACATTGCATTCCTTGCCCCGCCCGGCGCGTTAATCGGATGCGACTACGCCGGCATCGTCGAAGAGGTTGGAAAAGCCGTCAAAAAGCCCTTCAAAAAGGGTGATCGCGTGTGTGGATTCACGCACGGAGGAAACGCCGTGCAGCACGAAGACGGAGCTTTTGCCGAGTACATCGTCGCCAAGGGAGATGTTCAGATCCGCATCCCCGATAACCTCAGCTTCCAGGAAGCGGCCACGCTGGGCGTGGGTATCTCGACGGTGGGGCAGGGTCTGTATCAGAGCTTGAAGCTTGCGCTGCCGTCGGAGCCGATTAAGGAACCGGAGCCGATTCTCATTTACGGTGGCTCGACGGCTACCGGTACGCTGGCGATTCAGTTTGCTAAGCTGTCTGGTTATACGGTTTTGACTACTTGTTCACCGCATAACTTCGATCTGGTTAAACGGCTCGGCGCGGATGCGGTCTTTGATTACAAAGATCCTAATTCGGCGGCGGAGATTCGCAAGTACACTAATAACAACCTGAAGTTGGTTTTTGATACAATTTCGCTGGAGGCTAGCTCAAAGTACTGCGAGCAGGCTATTTCCACTGAGGGTGGTGATTATGGTGTTCTCCTCTCTACATCTATCGATCGTGAGAATGTCACTACTCGTTTTACACTCGCCTACACTATTATCGGCGAAGAGTTTAAATTCGGCGATAAGGTCTTCCCTGCCAGTGCGGAGGACAAGGCATTTGCCGAAAAATTCTGGACTATTTCAGAGAAGCTGTTGGCtgatggcaaggtcaaggtcCACCAGCCGAAGGTGAACCCCGGAGGTTTGCAGGGTGTCTTGGAGGGgctgaagctcttgaagGAGGACAAGGTCAGCGGGGAAAAGCTGGTGTACAATGTTGCTGAAACGCCCTAG